In Numenius arquata chromosome 1, bNumArq3.hap1.1, whole genome shotgun sequence, the DNA window TAATCTCTTCCTTAATTTGTCAGCTAGCTCTGAGACAGCAAGCACTGAATTCTCATCTATGCTCTCCTGTTGACGTAGAGAAGAAACACACATCCATGGATACTTAAAGCATGGATCTTTTTCATATGGTAGGGACTGCTTCTACGAACGGCTACATTCCCTTATGCTTTCCCCTCGTACTACAAGAGCTGTGCAGGGTCAATGAATGTAAATACCCTTAATGTTCTTGTGATATTCATGTagtcttatagaatcatagaatggttagagttggaagggaccttaaagatcatcgagttccaaccctctagttcctccactagagcgggttgctcagagccccatccagcctactcttaaacacttccagggataatTATGGAGCACATAATAGGTACAGTATGCATAATCATCTAAAGAGAAGTATGGCACCAAGCTTAACATGAATCATCAACCAATTCTGCTCATCTTTTTCAGCCTCAGATGCTTCTGTGCAGTCAGCCATTTTATAATTGGAATTTGAATGGGTCAATCCAGTTgatgctttttttgttcttttcaaagtaCTTGAACCTTAGGACGTCCCTCCTCCATTCCTCTGCTGTTACATCAAAGTTGCACTAGAAGTCACATACAGCTCCACAGGTTGAACATCACTGACTTAGGTGTGTATAAAGATGGGCTTTGCCTTAGCATAACTTAGAATTTTCAAAGCGCGCTGCCAAGATAGCCTACTGTTAGCTCAGTTACAGTGTGGCTGATCTGGCAACAAACCTCAGATGTTTCCTGTCTGTTAAGTAATAGATACGTACCCACTAtaaagcttcttttaaaagaggctagaaatgaaatgaagcatCCCACAACACTGGTGCCAATGTGTTAGGAGAATCCAGAGgaattttaaaaacagacatgTATCTAGAGCAGAATCAgatctgtgtattttatttttttgctaacattaaaaaaactgGATACTCTACCAATTTCGCACCAACTTACCGCCAGTGTTTCTCAACTCTTCGACTCAGGGCAattttttctcccacttctgtGCATACTGGGTTAGTTAGCACAATCTTCCCCAAATCAGCCTTTACTGCACTGACTCTCCCTCCAGTAGATAAGGATCCTATGTTTACCATTAAAACTTCATTCTTTGATAATTTTTGCACCTGAAGTAAAACACACAAAACTTTGAAACGTAAGctttagtattaaaaaaaccccaataaataaCATACTACAAGCAATATTAAGTATCTCCTGTTACCTAGATGCCACAAAGAAAAGATATAgctgagaagcaaaaaaaccctattaaatacatacacataaaCCATGCACAAAAGTGTCAGTGGATAAAGTTTATATTTTAACTCTTGTTAAAGGATAAATATGTAaatgttgggtatgtagtactgCAGGTTCCTACTGTAGAGAAATCCCAAGAAAGTATATCATGCCAAAACATCCAGAAGATGCACATACtgtattaaaagcaaaaccagtctCAGATACTGCTACAAACTAGAATGTTGTACCATTCTTTTATATAATCTGGATGTTCTAATTTCCCTTATGCCTCCCTACATCAAAATGATTTCTCAAAAAAGAATTCATTTCGCAGGATAAAGAAACAACTGAGGCAACTTACTGTTGCATGAAGCAGTTAACAGATTTTACTGCTAACAGGGAAAACTATAATCTTCTAGTTTGATTTGCATAAAATGGACAATGGAAAACGCGACTGtgttcagtttcttttcaactaCAGTGTTTCAAAAGTATTAAGCTTTAAAAAGTTCTTCAGAGAAAGAATCTATAAAAAGCATGTAAGTAGGAAGTAGATCAGTATGTGTGCAAAACTAATTATTGCACAAATAGGctgacagcaaaagaaaacaactacCAACATGTTCAGAAGAATACCTAACTTCAAAAGACACATAAGTTACCGTACTTCAAACTACTCTGATATGAATTTCTACTCATCTGAAAAGTATTATTCTATAATATTAAACAAACAGGTAAGTTTCGTGACAAGCATATATGAATGAGGAAACTACTACATGAGTTAAAAAAATTTACATACTACTAAAATTTAGCACAAATAGTtaataaaagaaatcagaaaaaaaaatcccatagtgTTATCTTTCTAAAAAAAGGAGTACAAACCTTTGCAGCTTTCTTGTCTCCTTCAGTGCGCACACCTAATAGTCGTCTCAACAAGAAATAGGAAATTTCTAGCTCTGTAAATATTTCTGGCAGTGCTCCAACTGCACCAAGAACTTGGCCAACCATTCGGTCAGCCCGACACAAAGTTGGATCAATCTTAGTTCCAACACCTACAACAAAACAAGGAAAGTCATGAGGAGTAATTGCAAGGTAGCTGTCATatttacatattaaaatatttgaaggaGACCTAAACCTAACGAACTGAGAATGTACTGGGAATTTCCTATTACCTGACAGGACTTTCAGAATGTCAGCAAGACAGATGAAGAAACATTCTACCATTAAAGCTGGTACAATTAACAATGCAAGTTAATCTGAGTTGGCCACTGAcattcagtaaaattatttatttattgaatatCTAATTTTCATACCCATGTTGTCTCTCTGTATCTTTCTACGTATATGTATTATTTGAAATTGCTCACAGCCTTTTTGTTTACTACACTGAAATTAATTGTTAAGTGAAACCAAGTGTTTTCAATAACCATGAAGAAATGCATCTTTTAATAAGAGAATATTCTTACCTATAAGACCTCCTGGAGCAGCATATTGTAGATCATTGTGTTCAGCAAAGAGTGACACAATTTTGGAAAAGATGGGCTTGCACATGAGTTTTCCTTCACTGTCCTTGGACACAATACCAGGTCGGACCTCAATTTCCTGGCCCACCTAATTACAAAAGTGATTAACTGGTTGTTTCACAGGAACATAGAGCTAACTACTAGTCACAGATAAGACCTACTTATCTCAGGATCTATTTATACAAGTCCTTGGTTCTGGTCTACTGTAGAACTTCTAGGACTTCTGTTGCACTGTTTACTGCAAATCGAACAATATTGAAAGCTCTGTATCTTGCAGCCAATGAAGCAATTGATTTTCTCTTCAATACAATTTACAAAACTGCTTTAGCAAAAGATATTTATCAGCAATAATTACAGTATTTAAattctagtttatttttttaagtgacattTCACTTAGAAACGTTACAGCACAGAGAAAAGTTGAGTTAATTCAATCGGTGCAACTGATCAGCATCAGTAAACCGCAAGACAAAGAAAATCCGAAGTTGTATAAATGTCCAAAGATGTAGTTTGCTTACCAGTCTAAGAGAGCAACTTCTGAAGTTTCTATTTATTGACAGTATCccacaagcaaaatgaaaaaattgaAATTCATAGAATACTTAAATGGGGAAGTAGGACCTGGGGGAACCTATATGCACTTCAGAAGTACCTTTAAAGTTCTTTtgctcccctctttccccccaataATTCAGCAAGTTAAAGTGgtaggatgcaaaaaaaaaaaaaatagttcctttAATTTCTATAAGCAATGAAATCAGTATGATTATTAGCAAAAGTTAAGACTACGGTAAGAAAAAGACGTGTTTCTTATTCTggtattttaaaacaggaaagtGAAAACGAGGCACAGACAGAAAGCACAGGTGCCATCTGGCTGTATTCTAGTTTAAAAAACATTCAATTATAAAGATTCGTTTTGTACTAAGCATGCAAAAAGTCTACTCATTTTTATAATTGCAAGTCTCCAGACAAGAGATGGAAAAGGTTACCTTTAAAACACCCTTTAGAATACTGCCACCAGCTACGCCCCCCTTCAGGTCATCAACTTCACAGCCAGGCTTGTTGACATCAAAAGATCTGATTACTGAAAAGAATAAACCGTAACCaagtttatatttaaaatcttttttttaaagaattagtGTCTTTCTTTAGCTGCTTTGCTTCCATATTCTTATTAAGgtatacaaatatttataaatattataaaaacaCAATTCAGGGATAACACTAAAACATGatgaatattttattctgaatttttaagCGTAGAGCTAATTTTGTTCTCAAAACCATTTAAGCCGCTCATatcaaaaccagctttttaaaatgtttctgcataaaaaaaaaaatttatgttaaatatcagtatctgaaaaagaaagcaacaatcAACTATGTTAAAAGACTTTCAATATTCACAATGTcgatttaacatttattttaacataGTCAATTTTTATGCATTCTGAACATGTGTGTTGTAGATTTCCCTTGTTTTGTccagggaaaaaagcaaactaatTCACTGTAGTGGAACTGAATTTCAGGCTTTCAGGAAACAGGAGGACTCTAACACAAAAAATCTAACCAGGCTACCTATAAGATTTtgatggaaataatttaaatttcaaatcCAACAATTTGTCTGTACTTGTTAAACCAAATTTAAACTCATAGTAACTAAAGGAAAGTTTTAAGACACTGGTAAGTTTCTCATCTTTATTGTGTTTTAGTGCTGTCATACACACAGAACATAAAGAAAAACCAGCAATTACCTCAGAGATTTAACTATAGCAATTAACTATAAACAAACAATACATCTTTTAACTGCAAGTTTTAAAATAAGAGCGCACTAAATGCTCCTTTAAAACCTACCTCTTAAGAGCATTCAGCAACATGCTATTCCAAGTGTAGATACCTGTAATAAATCGTTAGCCACAAAAGCCCAGATCTAAGCATTTACGTACCAATAAGCCTTGGTTCAGATGTGAAGTCTCGCAAAGGGACTGGGATTTTCTTCACTATATACTCGCAAACTACCTCAATATTGTATTTCAACTGTGCTGAGATTGGAATTATTGGAGCTCCTTCTGCAACTGTACCTAAACCAAAATCAAGTTCAACATGAAGTCTTAACACAGTATTTACAGCAACATGACCAAGCattctgtcatttttaaaaatattcatgaaTTTCAAGGCACATTTTACATGCATTTCCTAAAGCAGTATCAGAGCATTTACCCTTCCCTTCAACATTTTAGCTCAAACCAGCCAGACCTACTTTGAGGCAGTCGTGTTGCCTCTGGATAATTGTGTACTGAAGAGCTTTACAGTTGCTCTCTGAACACTGTGCAAGATTATCTTCTGCTCTGAGGCAGAATTCACTTCTTACATTGTGATCAGAAATATTCTTAAGATAACTTCCTCAGAGAAATCTCAGTATTTGATACATCAGTATTAATTTTACAGTAAGATTTCATTCTGATGAACTAAAATTCCTATCAATTTAATGACCTGTTTCCTAAGTTTTGCAATTCAAATACGTATTTTAGAAAAATCCTAACTTTGTGGAACAATTTATTTAGTTATCAAGGCTTGTTAAATATAATTAGTTTTAATTATATCCACGTTCCTTGTGATAACTCAAGTTCTCACAAAGAACTCCAACTTTACATGTGAAGCCACTTGGACAACATAGCTGTTATGAGTAGCTTACACAAGGCCACAattctgaactaaaaaaaaaaaaaaaaaaaagaaagaaaaaagacacattGGCTACTTTTGATAGTGACAATCTAGCTCTGCAGCTTTTCATACCCCAGCTAAAGCAGATAAGCAGAGAAAACAGTGAAAGCTCCTGGGAAAGATGAAACTCAAAGTTCTAGATTAAAGTTGAGCAGAACATTATGGATGGAGTAGGATAACCCTGCCTGAACTGGACTTAGAGAGATGAAAGACAAATCTTTTCTGATGAGATAAAAGTAACTAACATATTTATACCTACAAGATGCCCCTAGAAAGTACTGCTTCATTCTCTTCTGCGCTGCAGTAAAAGCACAGTATGATCTTTAGCAAAGAAAAATCCAAGAGGAGACAATACCAAGAAGAAACCATAAACTCAGCAAAAGCTACTAGATGAGAGCTACTGCTATTAGTTTTATATCAAAAGCTCTGAACAACAGCCGTAACACTATTGTACGTAAGCAGTCTGAAACAGATAAGAAGCACAACTCCAAAGGTCTGTTTTTTAGATTAACAAACTATGTACACCAGCATCGTCTAAGTAAGAGAAGCTCTTCTATAAGCATATAGAAAACCACTACATTTTGTCCCAACACTGAAGAATTTCCACCACAAACTGGATTTCTGCTGTTGAAAACTTACCTTGTACAAATGCAAGAATCTGTTCATACTGTTCTTTAGCCTGGCTCTCCTTCACCAAATCAATCTTATTCTGTAGAAtcaaaatgtgtttcagtttCATGATTTCTATAGCAGCTAGATGTTCTGAGGTCTGGGGTTGAGGGCATGACTCATTaccagctgaaagaagaaaagtgacTGCAATATAGAAACTATCAAGATAGATAAAACTCCTACAATTAGGACATCTACTTTCCATTCTATCTTTATAAAAAAAGACAGTCAGCTCTCGGTAACCTGTATGTGAAGCATCCAAGTTAAGCACCTACACTCCCCCAGAACTGCTAGCTTTAGCTTCCTCACGATATAAGACAGAGAGGTTGCCCGAGTCTCCCATTATAACTTGCTCACACATTTAAAACTTCcaaacacacatttaaaatttCCAAAGATACTGACAGCTAACTTTTGTTTACTTGACTTATTCCATCCTTTAGGTCTTTAGACATCTCAGTACTGACTACCATAACGTGAAATTCTCCTTCCAAGAGATATcttaaaattattcttaaaataaatatcttaaaatttttttcctatcacCAAAGCCATAAAAAAGCCAAGATCCCCAAATCCTGCAACACACAATAAATATATCAAGCATATGAATAGGACATTTATCAGCATGCTTTGGATTTCAGCCATCCAACAATCCAACTTTGGCCTGATGTGCCATTGTGGTCGTTAATCACACTTGAAATTTGGTCTATCACATTTTCTAGATCTAAACAGGCAGGAGGAATGACAGCTTATCAGCTACCTCAGACTATTTAAACTACAGCGTCTGAAGATGCTGTTCTTGTTTGTTGACATGTCATATCCAGGTATCATAATAGCTATTTATCACCAGAAAGCACTAAGTTCTTCTACAGacatataaaaataagttttactcACTTCATGTTGTTTGCAAATCAGATCAAAAACTGTCTAAATCAAGATAAATCTCTTGTACCTTGATTTTGTTCATATTCATTGGGCTTTACTGTTTGTACTGATGTTTGTGGACTCTCCTGTATGGCTAAGGCTATGTATTTAAAGCAAACTGAAGCTTCAGAGAAATTCAAAATGTACCTGTAAGCCAATACATTTCCATAAAATGATCTAAATTTTACAGTACTTTACCACTACAAGGTTTCATTTTACCTAACTAATCTTCTCTCAACCGGGCCAGCCACCAGACTAATGAGTATGTATAGCTATGGTAAAAAAACAACAGCTTGTTAtggtacttttcttttttcccatcacTCACCCCGCTCCACTAAATTTTAAAACCCGTATAAAGTTGCttcatgatattaaaaaaatagagctCTGCTTCTGTGTAGCAAACATTACCTATCAACAGTAAAGCTGCATCCATTACTGCTGCACCGTTCAACATAGTAGCCATCAAAATATCATGGCCAGGACAATCCACAAAGGAGACATGCCTATTGTACAAGAAGGTTAAAAAGAAGTCCAAAAGTTAATTAACAATTTCTCTGACTGATTTATGTGAATGACTAGACAGACATAAAGGTTAGAAGCACCCTTAAAGTAGACAGATAAATAAACATTTCAAGACAGATGCTGAGAAGtaacagcttaaaaatattttcataagaaCACAAAGACTACTGAACAGCTATTGAACAGTTTTCCTGAGTTTTAAGATTTGACACCATATATCCATAGTAGGTACTGCTTTAATATTTCACAAATTTACTTACAAATTAGACTAGATTTAAATGCATCagaataaaaaacaaccaaacaaaaaacccacacacataagcaaaaaaaaaaaagaacaaagaaaccccaaaccacagGATTTCTCTTATCTGTTTTAAAAGACATCTCCCATTCTCcaattttagaaaattattcaCTGTTAATTACATGGTTATAATTGCACTTCACTTCAAAGCTTTATCCACAGACAACGTTACAGCTCTTAGTTCCAACCTCATGATTTTATCATGCAGACCGTAATAGTCAATTCATTACATTCTTGCCCGAACCTATTCagtgaaaaatccttttttcctggTAGCACACCACCAAAAATCCAAGAGACttatttgctgcttctctgaCAATGTTAAAAATCTACTGTAAACAAATAACGAGTAAGAGAAAGAATCCAAAGCTTTTAACTAATAGTTTAACAACGGCTGCACGACTGTCACACTCCAGCAGAAGTTACTGTTAGAACAAAGATTACAGCactacatatattttatatataagcaaGAACTAAGAATCTTGTCACACAACAGTCTTTGTGACTACTCTCATTTGAACAATCATTGTAAAGACCCACATAACAACTTTTGTGGTTACTAAGCTTGTACAATGACCACGCTACACTTCCTTAGAAATTAAGTAAATAAAGGACATTGGGCCTCCAGTTAGAGGTTTGATCTCACATTAAGCATCAGGCTTTCATATATTCATTTTAAGTACTTTGAAAACTTTATGCCTctagaaagaaaaagtttaacaAAGGTCACTCTCCAAAAAGGGTGTTTGTGAGGTCCACGTTAGTTCTCATTCTAGtggctttaaaaatgtatttaaattaatagcagaaaaatttcatttcagagtCCTGCAAATACCCAAGGACAGAAGACAGTTGTGCTCTCCCGTGGACTATGCACCACGACTAATAAAAACAAGGCAGTTTAGACAATACCTTAGATCAGGGGTACCCAGCAGGTAAGAACACGTGGTCTGCCATAACAATAAGTTCAGCTTGCAGCTCAATCCCAAGTATTTTTCATTATGTAAAAGGAAGTAAACATAATTTATACCAGTTGTTTTATTACAGTTACCTGACTAGTTTAAAGTTCCCTTTGGTGCCAGGAATGTCTGTAGGGAACTCATCTGGGGTGCTACTTCCACAGGATCGGTAACACTCTGGCCGGGAACAGCTTGGGTCATCCAGCTTGTAAatctgtaattaatttttaaaaaaaaatgaggaaaagttTAATTCATCAAGGGTTATTTACTTATAAGCTTACATCCACCCTGAAATATATTAGCAGCATATTTGGTAGATTTACAGTAATGACTCACCTTTGCATTAGCGTAGCCCAGCTTGATTGTGATATTTCTTTCCAGTTCATTTTTAAATCTGACAGTATGAACTCCAGATATAGCTTTGACTACTGTCGACTTTCCATGGGCTACATGGCCAATTGTAcctatgttttaaaagcaaatgtttgtCAATATATTGTTTAACTTTGTGCAATGTTCCATTATGATCAACACATAATTACCCCAAACTCTCTGTAGCCAGTAAGTCCAGAGCTTCCATCAGAAGCATGCATGGGTTTTGTAAtcatttttgtttaaacaaacaagATCCTAAATTAAGCTTCTAATGGACAGATCTTTGCATTTTCACGAAACCCATTTCAATGcttaattttaatgtaaaataaacttTGCTTTAGCAACTATTCCCCTCTTCATTCAAGAGTGTTCTTGAAGTAAAATTGgtgctattaaaattaaaatgatttgACAAGTCTTGTCCTGAGCCCTGACAAAATttataataaaagcattttatctATATTACTGGTTGTTTCAGTAAGAATTTATGTAAGGTGTTCTCACATAGGTACCATATGATACTACATGAGCACCAGAAAGAGTTACATTAATGCACCCCTCTTTTTTAGAAATTTGGTTTTACCTATATTAATTGTTGCTTGTCTGCTGATGACTTCTGGTGAAAGAGGCGTCAGCTTGGTAACATCCTGTATGAGGGAGATTTTAGAATTTACTCATCCTACATCTAAATGTTTAGAGAGTACTATatgtaatttcttaaaaattattcagTAGTTCTATTCAGCAAAATCCAACCAAGCTCATGGAAATAACTCTAGATTTGCATTCCATACATGAAATAGGACCAGAAGTAACAAAATCCTGATTGTAAATTAGTATGTGTTGCAAATCGGTACCGGCTGCAAGGTGTTAAAGAAAGATGGAagtaaaaccaataaaaaaatcaaaagctctAGCACACAAAAACCCCTTACCCATCCTCAAACTTAAATTACATATAACAAGCAAATTCAAATTAACTTTCCATGGGCTGCATGATGAACtgcacatatattttaaaaaacaaaggttTGTCaataaacagttgtttaattGGTATAAGGTTCCATTACAGTCAATATTTAATTACAACTTACACTTTAGAGTCAGTAGGTTCAGAGATTTCATTAGCATCATGgatttagtttggggtttttttaatggttacTTTTTCCCCAAATCCTGTTATTGCTACTTCAGGTACCAGACAAAAATTCTGCTGTCCTAAATAACCTGTTGCATGAACCTACTGGTAGCACCTGGCAAATCAAAATACTTACAAATACATTCCCTATCGTTAAAAAGACAACTCTgaaagagttgttttgttttttttaaaagctgtttattcAAATATTGGAGAAATGTTGAAATCCACTGAAATGTTCCTCTGCACTGTTTTTGAAACTGTTTACAGTTAATTTCCATCCTGCACTGAATTCATATGGGTCAGCTGCTCGGTTCAAGCAAAGACTCAGGATGCCAAGAGAGTCCTCAGTGCAGAACAGGATATAAATATTTTGCTGAGATACAAATAACACACATACGTTAATTTACATTAAATCATACATTGTTTACACTATTACATGCAGGTTATGTGTATAACAAATAAACACATCTGTGTAAAAGCGTAAGCTTACTCATTCTGTTCTCGAGTATCACATGAATAAAATGCTCATGTTCAATACAAAACAAGTTTTGTCCACCTAACACAGGCAATTCAGTTTATATTACTTGCGCGTCTAACTTAAAATGACTACACGCATTGAAGTCAATGATGGGAACATGACCTGCAGATGGCACCATTTAGCAGGGTGACAAGCACATAAGCATGATGCAAGCCCTGTCATCAAGAGAAATGTTCCTAGTGCACACAATTATGCACGCCTGCAATCTTTTCCTCAACGCTGGTATAAGGCCAAATTCAGCTACAAGCTCCAGTCAACTGTAAGCATTCAAGGGCCaactgaaaaagtatttaaagGTAATCCTACCAACCTCCCAACTAGGCTTATCTGTGCTCTTTCTGACTGGCAAATGCCAGGgtcaaaaataaaagtaaagaaactTTTTGAAATTACTAACATGCTTAGCTATAACGCAAAAAGAATTCCTGTGCTCAAACCTCAAGAATGTCAAACATTATTACTGTAAAGACAAACAAGCCCTTCTAGTTTGCTTAACACCAGGGAGGCAGCACCATGACTTTCGACTGCTTTTGTCTGCATATAATTGTAGTGGGTGAGACAGCCCAGGTAAGACATTTAATAAGTAAGCTACCACAGCAAGAAACCACTGCAACTGATTTTCCTGGTAGTCAAGAAAATTTTTTTGGTAGACAAAGACAGGGCTGGCAATCAATCCATCTATCCCACTAGGGAAACAGAACACCAATGTACGGTTCTACTTGGGAGAGAGAAGAACCTTTAACCGCACTAAATCAGGACACCTCTTACGAGGAGGAAACTGCACATCTCACACAAATATGACTTCAGTCGCAAAACCGGGACGCCAACCCACCGAGCTTCGGACTCGCCTCAGCAGCAAGCAAAGCGCCTCATCCCGCCAAACCAAACCCGCTGCGACCAGCCCAACCTGCTCCCCGCGCCTACCTCCACCtaccccttcccccagccccggcgTGCCGCAgctcggcccccccccccaccaagcaCCGCCGCCTTCCGCGCCTCCTCAGGCCTCAACGGCCCCGGCGGGGCCTGGAGGGAGGCCCGGATCCCCTCAGCCTCCGACCGCCGTCCCCTCCCCACAACGGCGCGCCCGGCCCCAGCCTCCCCAACCCCGGCCCCGTCGCCCGCATTCGCCGATTCTTGGCGTCCTCGCCCGCGGCCAcctgccccccatcccctgggcACCCGGCGGGCGGGCCTCACCAAGGTGGCGAGGTCCTGCCGGCTGAGGTGCGGCTGCCCCAGAGTCACTCCCGCCTCGTCCCCCGCCATCTTGGCCCGAAGAGGAAGCGAGGAGGCTCACGCATTCGCCTGACCCCCGCCTCCGCTCGCCACCGCCCCCTCCGCCGGCCTGCAGCCCGGCACCTTCCGACCGGGAGACAGACACCCGGCTCGCCGACCCGCCGCGCTGGGCGGCGCAGGGTCTCCGCCGGCCTCGCCGCGTGTCGGCAGCGGCTCAGGCGCGCCACGGGGCAGCCCCGAGAAGGaccccctccaccccacaccGTCACCCTCGCGCCGGGTGATGCAACCGGGTCTGCCGCACGGGCCGCTTCGCGTGGGCTCGCGcaggcgcggggcggggggccggggagggcgcCTGCGCCTCCCGCCTGCTGCCGGGTAACGGTCGTGGGCTGAGGGGGGACGTGGGGCTGCTGAGGGGaggccccggggcgggcgggatACGGGGCGCGGTGGGGTGTTGAAAGGCAGCGCTATGGAGTCCGTGCGGGTGGTCTCACACACAGCCCTGCCGGAACAAGCGTCCGGGGAATCCGCGCTTCTGAGTATTCCTGTGGGGAGGGGGATCGTCTTTTGTCTTGGCGGCAGGGCCGCGGTTACCCTGTGCTAGCGCTGTGTGCCTGCGTACGTAAAATACCGTCATTGCTTCGGTAGAGTGGTCAGGATGGGGACGTAGTTTGGTTGAAAggcacatcaaaaaaaaaaaaaggagatttatcCCATGTTTGCCGTTTGTGCATCAGCATTTGTTGATGCACGTCTCACAGCATGGCAGTGTAGGTTTATTTGGGGCAGCGGGGTGGGTGTGACGAAGAAAGGAAGATGGGGGTAAAATGGAAGTGAGATATGCTTGTATGTACTAGGAATGAGTGTATCTAATTTGATGTCTGATCAGCTTATCCGCTTGAACAGTAAAATGTCACACTGCACGTGTTAGTAATCTCTGCTGGCCATGAGCCCAATAAGATTTTGAATTTCAACCTTTTCCTTGTTACTGTCTTTAGTAGATGGAGTGCTTAGTGTTAGGGAGACCATATGAGTATAAGACCCTGCCCCAAGATATGAACAGCTTGAATCTTTTGTACCAAACAgctaaaaaccccaccaaatgtGTGCTGTGTTCAGAGTTGGGTACaacataaatgctttaaaaatccaaTAAAATCCCTGATCCGGTGATGAGAGCCAGCTTAGAGATTCAACAGAGACTAAAGGCCAAATTCACAACCGTCCCCCATGGGAAATTGAATTGACTTCTCCTTCATGGAAACTTCTTAAAGGCGTAGAGGTCGTTGCTACTAATAGGATTTCTTCGATGATCAGA includes these proteins:
- the EIF2S3 gene encoding eukaryotic translation initiation factor 2 subunit 3; the protein is MAGDEAGVTLGQPHLSRQDLATLDVTKLTPLSPEVISRQATINIGTIGHVAHGKSTVVKAISGVHTVRFKNELERNITIKLGYANAKIYKLDDPSCSRPECYRSCGSSTPDEFPTDIPGTKGNFKLVRHVSFVDCPGHDILMATMLNGAAVMDAALLLIAGNESCPQPQTSEHLAAIEIMKLKHILILQNKIDLVKESQAKEQYEQILAFVQGTVAEGAPIIPISAQLKYNIEVVCEYIVKKIPVPLRDFTSEPRLIVIRSFDVNKPGCEVDDLKGGVAGGSILKGVLKVGQEIEVRPGIVSKDSEGKLMCKPIFSKIVSLFAEHNDLQYAAPGGLIGVGTKIDPTLCRADRMVGQVLGAVGALPEIFTELEISYFLLRRLLGVRTEGDKKAAKVQKLSKNEVLMVNIGSLSTGGRVSAVKADLGKIVLTNPVCTEVGEKIALSRRVEKHWRLIGWGQIRRGVTIKPTVDDD